The Balneola sp. genomic sequence TTTATAAACCTGGCAACTTTTTTCTTATACATATTCTTTGTGGATCTAAGAGTAGTATCCATTCAAGCATTTATTGGAATACTTCTGCTGGGTACTCTCGGACTCTCTTCTGTTTCTACTCTTACTGCTGCAATAGTATCACAAGCAGATCGAAAAGGAGCCGTTTTTTCTGTTCTTTCAATACCGCTTTTTGTTCCCTTAATCCTCCTTCTTACAAGAGTTACCAAAGCAGCCTTTATTGATGGTAATATCGAAGGTATTCAGGGAGATTTACTCGCTTTAGTTGGCTTTGTGGGTGTTACCATCACAACCGGAACGATACTCTTCGACTATATCTGGGAGGATTGATGAATATTAGTTTCGGAAATAGAAGACTGATCGGACAACACCGGGCAAAGAAACAATTAGAAAGAATCCTTTCTTCTCAAAGGGTTAGCCATGCATACTTATTTTCAGGACCAGCGGGTGTTGGTAAAACTGCTTTCTCCTTGGCTTTAGCAGAAGCGATAAATGGGATTGATCACTTGAGTGATTTAAGCGATTACAAATCAAGCCAAAAATCTTCCTGGTTTACTCACCCGGATATCCACGTGTTCATACCGAAGCCTACTTCAGCAAAAATTGAGGAATTGAGGCCAAGGCTAGAGTTACTTGCTTCCGATCCATATGAAATTATTGGCTTCGCGCAACGCCCCTCACTTACTTCTGATCAATCCTCAAAAAATCTTCAGGCTTTTTACCCTGTGGATTATTTCCGTGAAGAAATCCGTAAGGTCTCGCGCCTTCGCCCAAATGAAGGGAGCCGGGTTGTTATCATCATTACGCAGGTTGAAACTATGCGTAAAGAAACGGCTAATGCCTTTTTAAAACTTCTTGAAGAGCCTAATGACCGACTCATGTTCATTCTTACTACAGAACATTATGAGCAGCTCCTCCCTACTATTACTTCCAGATGTCAACACATTCCTTTGTCGAACTTACAGGAAGATGAGATACGAATGGGCTTGATTGAGATTGATGAGGTTGACGAAAAGGATGCTTCCTACCTGGCTCGAGTCTCAGGAGGAAACTATTCTCAAACTCGATTTTTTAATGCAGATCGTCTAAAAGAAGATCGGGAAAACATGGTTAATTTCCTTCGCTTATCCTTTAGTCAGGATGCTGTAGGAATTTCACATATGGCTCAAGACTGGCAGAGTTCGCTAAACATTGAAGGAATGCTGGCATTACTAAATTTGATGGAGATGTACATCAGAGATCTTATGATTTATAGAGAGACTTCAAACAAAACATTAGTTGCCAATATTGATCAGATAGATTCCATAGAAAAATTTGTTGCGGCTTTAGATAATGCACTGTTAGCAGAAATGATGGAGGAGATAGATAAGCTACGTCCAATGCTTCAGCAGAATGTATCTCCTAAATTAGCTTTTACTGCCCTTGCTTTGAGGTTCTCTAGTCTAATGCGTGGTAAACAACCCTATATTGGTGAGGAAGAACCCTGGAAACACTTACCAGCCTTTGTAGAATGATGGAATTAGAGTTTTATAAAATGGAAGGCGCCGGAAACGACTTCGTTGTCCTTGACAATAGAAAATTAGGTTTGCCACTTGAAGAAATAATCGCCCTTTCTCCTCAACTTTGTGACAGAAAATTCGGAATAGGAGCGGATGGATTATTAGCTCTGGAGAACTCATCGTTACCAGATGTTGACTATACTATGATATACAGAAATGCAGACGGTAGTGATGCCGGAATGTGTGGAAACGGAAGCAGGTGCCTTGCTCTTTTTGCTGCTCATAACGGATTTAATAAAGAACAAACTTTTAATGTTCATGAAGCTATTTACAAAGCTACAGTCGATATAGAACAAGAGCAGGTGAGTGTAAGCTTTCCGGATGTAATAGCTCCAAAAAAATTGAACATCAATAAGAAAAACTATCTTCAGGTATACACTGGAACGGAGCATATAATCAGCTTTGAGGATTTGGATAGGCT encodes the following:
- a CDS encoding AAA family ATPase, which gives rise to MNISFGNRRLIGQHRAKKQLERILSSQRVSHAYLFSGPAGVGKTAFSLALAEAINGIDHLSDLSDYKSSQKSSWFTHPDIHVFIPKPTSAKIEELRPRLELLASDPYEIIGFAQRPSLTSDQSSKNLQAFYPVDYFREEIRKVSRLRPNEGSRVVIIITQVETMRKETANAFLKLLEEPNDRLMFILTTEHYEQLLPTITSRCQHIPLSNLQEDEIRMGLIEIDEVDEKDASYLARVSGGNYSQTRFFNADRLKEDRENMVNFLRLSFSQDAVGISHMAQDWQSSLNIEGMLALLNLMEMYIRDLMIYRETSNKTLVANIDQIDSIEKFVAALDNALLAEMMEEIDKLRPMLQQNVSPKLAFTALALRFSSLMRGKQPYIGEEEPWKHLPAFVE
- a CDS encoding diaminopimelate epimerase — translated: MMELEFYKMEGAGNDFVVLDNRKLGLPLEEIIALSPQLCDRKFGIGADGLLALENSSLPDVDYTMIYRNADGSDAGMCGNGSRCLALFAAHNGFNKEQTFNVHEAIYKATVDIEQEQVSVSFPDVIAPKKLNINKKNYLQVYTGTEHIISFEDLDRLEIEDELVEEGRFIRNHPVLNPPGTNVNFVCPNEDDSMYVQTYERGVEDLTLACGTGAIASAIGTHFMQEYNTGEFSFEVIVKGGTLSVHFSFDEATNTYSNIKLNGPARFVYAGIINL